From Rudanella lutea DSM 19387, a single genomic window includes:
- a CDS encoding aminotransferase class V-fold PLP-dependent enzyme, whose protein sequence is MPTFYPGPSKVYPQVANYAAEAVRSGIVSLNHRSAGFMDIVRQAIEQLHQKLAIPSDYHIAFVSSATECWEIVAQSLTGSTSLHPHSGAFGQKWMEYAHRIRPMVRPDLADTLCLVQNETSNGTQLNRETLTQFRQDFTGLIAVDAVSSMAGIALDWTRADVWFASVQKCFGLPAGLAVLVYSPAALARAEAIGERAHYNSLLFIHENFSRFQTPYTPNGLGIYCLLRVLEQLPPIAEVDARTRNRATEWYRFFEQDTNHLPFTLLIDEPTRRSDTVIAVEGPPEAIKAVKTAASTAGITLGNGYGAWKNTTFRIANFPAIDDDEIAQLKTFLRQYRP, encoded by the coding sequence ATGCCAACCTTCTACCCCGGCCCCTCAAAAGTGTACCCCCAGGTTGCCAACTATGCCGCCGAGGCTGTCCGGTCGGGCATTGTGAGCCTGAACCACCGGAGTGCGGGCTTCATGGACATTGTGCGGCAGGCCATTGAACAACTGCACCAAAAGCTGGCCATCCCGTCTGATTACCACATTGCCTTCGTATCGTCGGCTACCGAATGCTGGGAGATTGTGGCTCAGTCGCTTACGGGGAGCACGAGTCTGCACCCGCACAGTGGGGCATTCGGGCAGAAATGGATGGAGTACGCCCACCGGATTCGCCCGATGGTCCGGCCCGACCTGGCCGATACGCTTTGTCTGGTCCAGAACGAAACGTCTAACGGCACTCAATTGAACCGGGAAACGCTGACTCAGTTCCGGCAAGATTTTACGGGCCTCATCGCGGTAGATGCCGTATCGAGTATGGCGGGTATTGCCCTCGACTGGACACGCGCCGATGTCTGGTTTGCGTCGGTGCAGAAATGCTTTGGCCTACCCGCCGGGCTCGCCGTGCTGGTATATTCACCGGCGGCACTCGCGCGGGCCGAGGCCATCGGTGAGCGGGCACACTACAACAGTCTGTTGTTTATTCACGAGAATTTTAGCCGGTTTCAGACCCCGTACACCCCTAATGGCCTGGGCATTTACTGCCTGTTGCGGGTACTCGAACAGCTCCCCCCCATTGCCGAGGTCGACGCCCGCACCCGAAACCGGGCCACCGAGTGGTATCGCTTTTTTGAGCAGGACACAAATCACTTACCGTTTACCCTCCTGATCGACGAACCAACCCGACGTTCGGACACGGTGATTGCGGTAGAAGGCCCACCCGAAGCAATCAAGGCGGTAAAAACGGCCGCGAGCACGGCTGGAATTACCTTAGGCAATGGCTACGGCGCGTGGAAAAACACCACGTTTCGGATTGCTAACTTCCCAGCTATCGATGACGATGAAATCGCCCAACTGAAGACATTTTTACGTCAATATCGCCCCTGA
- a CDS encoding DUF1304 domain-containing protein: protein MELAAKIMTGLVALEHLYILYLEMFAWETLGKKTFKGSLPDELFKPTRVMAANQGLYNGFLAAGLIWSFTITDPQWSEKVAVFFLSCVAIAGIYGAFTASKKIFYTQALPALLALLFTLLAGIGN from the coding sequence ATGGAATTAGCGGCCAAAATCATGACGGGCCTTGTTGCCCTTGAGCACCTGTACATTCTCTACCTGGAGATGTTTGCCTGGGAAACACTCGGCAAAAAGACGTTTAAAGGCTCCCTACCCGACGAGCTGTTCAAACCAACGAGGGTGATGGCCGCCAATCAGGGGCTGTACAACGGGTTTCTGGCCGCGGGCCTGATCTGGAGCTTTACCATTACCGATCCCCAGTGGTCCGAAAAGGTAGCGGTCTTTTTTCTCAGCTGCGTGGCTATCGCGGGTATCTATGGTGCCTTCACCGCGAGCAAAAAAATCTTTTACACCCAGGCCCTGCCGGCCTTGCTCGCCTTACTGTTCACGTTGCTGGCCGGCATAGGCAACTAA
- a CDS encoding MarC family protein, translated as MFSFKEIISVTLILFSVIDIIGSLPIIIDLRRKFGAIESEKATFVSGALMVSFLFVGEKILKLFGVDVSSFAVAGALIIFLLGLEMILGRTIFKSEVEADGAAHIVPIAFPLIAGAGTMTTLISLRTEYQTANIIVGIVINLVLVYIVLKSSEWLENRLGPGGLAVLRKVFGIILLAIAIKLFKTNLLPQF; from the coding sequence ATGTTCAGTTTCAAAGAAATCATCTCGGTCACGCTCATTCTGTTTTCGGTCATCGACATTATCGGCTCGTTGCCCATTATCATCGACCTACGCCGGAAATTTGGGGCTATTGAGTCCGAAAAGGCCACATTTGTGTCGGGGGCGCTGATGGTTAGCTTTCTGTTTGTAGGCGAAAAAATCCTGAAGCTATTCGGCGTCGATGTGTCATCGTTTGCGGTGGCCGGTGCCCTCATTATTTTCCTGCTAGGGCTGGAAATGATTCTGGGCCGAACCATTTTCAAATCCGAAGTGGAAGCCGACGGGGCTGCGCATATCGTTCCCATTGCGTTTCCGCTCATTGCGGGCGCGGGCACCATGACCACCCTCATCTCGCTACGTACTGAGTACCAGACAGCCAACATTATTGTGGGCATTGTGATCAATCTGGTGCTGGTGTACATAGTTCTTAAATCGTCGGAATGGCTCGAAAACCGGCTTGGGCCGGGCGGATTGGCCGTTCTTCGGAAGGTATTCGGCATTATCCTGCTGGCCATTGCCATCAAATTGTTCAAAACGAATCTGCTGCCCCAGTTTTAA
- a CDS encoding nucleoside triphosphate pyrophosphohydrolase family protein has product MQSPDSLLAVAEFHHTFHAPVLDTPQIPAEGRCRLRVSLLAEELDEFREAIAAGDIVAVADALCDLQYVLSGAVLEFGLGHQFKALFDEVQRSNMSKACLTTDEAEATVAFYQAKGVACHYVESDGRYLVFRDEDKKTLKSINYSPADLAGILQP; this is encoded by the coding sequence ATGCAATCACCAGATTCTTTACTTGCGGTGGCCGAGTTCCACCATACCTTTCATGCCCCTGTACTCGATACGCCCCAAATTCCGGCCGAGGGGCGGTGCCGCCTGCGCGTATCGCTGTTGGCCGAAGAGCTCGATGAATTTCGGGAGGCCATTGCCGCGGGCGATATTGTGGCCGTAGCCGATGCCCTTTGCGACTTGCAGTATGTACTCTCCGGGGCGGTACTGGAATTTGGACTGGGCCATCAGTTTAAGGCGCTGTTTGATGAGGTGCAGCGCTCCAACATGAGTAAGGCCTGCCTCACCACCGACGAAGCCGAAGCCACCGTGGCATTTTACCAGGCCAAGGGGGTAGCCTGCCACTATGTCGAGTCCGACGGGCGGTATCTGGTCTTCCGGGATGAAGACAAAAAAACGCTCAAAAGCATCAATTATTCACCAGCCGATCTTGCCGGGATTCTCCAGCCTTAA
- a CDS encoding ABC transporter ATP-binding protein, producing the protein MPKSILETRNIVKQYAQHRALDDVSLTVPSGSIFGLLGPNGAGKTSLIRIINQITAPDAGEVFLGGETLRPDHIRRIGYLPEERGLYKKMKVGEQLLYLAQLKGLTERQAMDKLKIWFTKFDIKTWWEKNVEDLSKGMQQKIQFVATVLHEPDLIILDEPFSGFDPINANLIKDEILELKKNGATIIFSTHRMESVEELCDHIALINRSHKILDGPKRAIKEQFKTHTYHVEYQGNLTDLPPAFQVVGSKPTDDNFTRADIRIPPDASVNDLIRTLLERVAVRSFGENIPSMNDIFIRSVNGERSNE; encoded by the coding sequence ATCCCAAAATCTATTCTCGAAACGCGCAATATTGTCAAACAGTACGCCCAGCACCGGGCCCTCGACGATGTTAGCCTGACCGTACCCAGCGGTAGTATTTTTGGTTTGCTGGGACCCAACGGGGCGGGTAAAACCTCCCTCATCCGCATCATTAACCAGATCACCGCCCCCGACGCGGGCGAGGTGTTTCTGGGGGGCGAAACCCTCCGGCCCGACCACATCCGGCGCATTGGCTACCTGCCCGAAGAGCGGGGACTCTACAAAAAAATGAAGGTGGGTGAGCAACTGCTGTATCTGGCCCAGCTCAAGGGCCTGACCGAGCGGCAGGCGATGGACAAGCTCAAAATCTGGTTCACCAAGTTTGATATCAAAACCTGGTGGGAGAAAAACGTAGAAGACCTCTCGAAGGGGATGCAGCAGAAAATTCAGTTTGTGGCTACGGTTTTGCACGAGCCCGACCTGATCATTCTGGACGAACCATTCTCGGGCTTTGACCCAATCAACGCCAATCTGATAAAAGACGAGATTCTGGAGCTGAAAAAGAACGGAGCTACCATTATCTTCTCAACCCACCGCATGGAGTCGGTGGAGGAGCTGTGCGACCACATTGCCCTCATCAACCGCTCGCACAAGATCCTCGACGGCCCCAAGCGTGCCATTAAGGAGCAATTCAAGACGCATACCTACCACGTTGAATACCAGGGAAATTTAACGGATTTACCGCCGGCTTTTCAGGTGGTTGGCAGCAAGCCTACCGACGATAACTTCACGCGTGCCGACATCCGTATTCCGCCCGATGCGTCGGTCAACGATCTTATTCGGACCCTGCTGGAGCGGGTAGCCGTCCGCAGCTTTGGCGAGAACATCCCCAGCATGAACGACATCTTTATTCGGTCAGTGAATGGTGAAAGATCGAACGAGTGA
- a CDS encoding ABC transporter permease, with translation MKTIFLILQREYLVRVKKKSFIVMTLLTPILMSAIWLLPVYLAMRNTDLKKVQVIDDSKRFASVFKSTNELKFEAGTKPLEIAKKEFTKSGYDVLVYIPADIMENPKSLKLYAEKNVSLGVQNGIEDAVEQEIENQKLLQAGIDRKVLESTKVKVSADTYNLSDEGEKDSSSGAATALGYLFAFAIYFTIFLYGAQVMRGVLEEKTNRIVEVIISSVKPFQLMAGKIIGVALVGLTQFLLWILLTFGLSSALSAAFGPDTVAKMGGSSAYSQPGQTANGTAVTDANAPAVPTASPATANVFSKAKAAVSTLDWTMLLVCFGIYFVGGYLLYSALFAAVGAAVDNETDVQQFMFPITIPLILAFIMAQFVIREPDGPIAFWFSMIPFTSPVIMMVRVPFGVPLWEIALSVALLIGGFIGVAWVAARIYRVGILMYGKKPTFAELSKWIFYKA, from the coding sequence ATGAAAACCATCTTCCTAATCCTTCAACGCGAGTATCTGGTCCGCGTCAAGAAAAAGTCATTTATTGTGATGACCCTCCTGACGCCCATACTGATGTCGGCTATCTGGTTGCTGCCGGTGTACCTGGCCATGCGCAACACCGACCTCAAAAAAGTACAGGTCATTGACGACAGCAAGCGGTTTGCCTCGGTCTTTAAATCGACCAACGAGCTGAAGTTTGAAGCCGGCACCAAGCCACTTGAAATAGCCAAGAAAGAATTTACCAAAAGCGGCTACGATGTACTGGTGTACATTCCGGCCGATATTATGGAGAACCCCAAATCGTTGAAGCTGTACGCGGAGAAAAACGTGAGTCTGGGGGTGCAAAACGGCATTGAAGACGCCGTTGAGCAGGAAATCGAAAACCAGAAACTGTTGCAGGCGGGTATTGACCGTAAAGTACTCGAGAGTACCAAGGTGAAGGTTTCGGCCGATACGTACAACCTGAGCGATGAAGGCGAAAAAGACAGTAGTTCGGGCGCGGCTACGGCCCTTGGGTATCTGTTTGCCTTTGCCATTTACTTCACCATTTTCCTGTACGGCGCGCAGGTGATGCGGGGCGTGCTGGAAGAAAAAACCAACCGGATTGTCGAGGTTATCATCTCGTCGGTGAAGCCGTTTCAGCTCATGGCGGGTAAGATTATCGGGGTTGCTCTGGTAGGGCTTACCCAGTTTCTGCTCTGGATTTTGCTCACGTTCGGGCTATCGTCGGCCTTGTCGGCTGCTTTTGGCCCCGACACCGTGGCCAAAATGGGGGGCAGCAGCGCCTACAGCCAACCGGGCCAAACAGCCAACGGCACAGCCGTAACCGACGCCAATGCACCGGCCGTACCTACAGCCAGCCCCGCTACGGCCAACGTATTTAGCAAGGCCAAAGCCGCCGTTAGCACCCTCGACTGGACCATGCTGCTCGTTTGTTTCGGCATTTACTTCGTGGGGGGATACCTGCTCTACAGCGCCCTGTTTGCCGCCGTTGGGGCCGCCGTCGACAACGAGACCGACGTACAGCAGTTTATGTTTCCCATCACGATTCCGCTTATTCTGGCCTTTATCATGGCCCAATTTGTGATTCGGGAGCCCGACGGCCCCATTGCCTTCTGGTTTTCGATGATTCCGTTTACCTCGCCCGTAATTATGATGGTTCGGGTACCGTTTGGCGTTCCACTCTGGGAAATTGCCTTGTCGGTAGCGCTGCTGATTGGGGGCTTTATCGGGGTTGCGTGGGTAGCCGCCCGTATTTACCGGGTGGGTATTCTGATGTATGGGAAAAAGCCTACGTTTGCCGAACTCTCAAAGTGGATTTTCTACAAAGCCTGA